In Pectobacterium aroidearum, the following are encoded in one genomic region:
- the menD gene encoding 2-succinyl-5-enolpyruvyl-6-hydroxy-3-cyclohexene-1-carboxylic-acid synthase, with the protein MSTSVFNRRWATLLLESLTRHGVRHVCIAPGSRSTPLTLSAADNHALICHTHFDERGLGHLALGLAKASREPVAIIVTSGTAAANLYPAIIEAGLTGERLVVLTADRPPELIDCGANQAIRQHALYASHPTQALDLPRPTPDIPASWLVSSVDSAMARLAHGALHINCPFAEPLYGADDGTAYQDWLMALGDWWDSREPWLREMRQSTLAVQPDWPQWRQKRGVVLAGRVSPEQGVRLAAWANELGWPLIGDVLSQSGQPLPCADIWLAHPDAADRLRQAEIVLQFGGSLTGKRLLQWQEQCQPQEFWLIDDLPGRLDPAHHRGRRLVADVGEWLSAHPAHKQTPWADMLVDIADKTQRQIDTHLASRFGEAQLAQRIPALLPPDGQLFVGNSLVVRLIDALAQLPQGYPVYGNRGASGIDGLISTLAGVQRATAKPTLGIVGDLSALYDLNALVLLRQAPAPLVLIVVNNNGGQIFSLLPTPVAQRETFYCMPQNVEFGHAAAMFGLNYVRADNWEQLANTVTDCWAQGGVTLLEVVVEPKEGAATLNELVAQVATWAH; encoded by the coding sequence ATGTCAACAAGTGTATTTAATCGCCGCTGGGCTACATTACTGCTGGAATCGCTGACCCGCCACGGCGTCCGGCATGTCTGCATCGCGCCTGGTTCTCGCTCCACCCCGCTGACCTTGTCTGCGGCGGACAATCACGCGCTGATTTGCCACACGCATTTTGACGAGCGAGGGCTCGGGCATCTGGCGCTGGGGCTGGCAAAAGCCTCGCGTGAACCGGTTGCGATTATCGTGACGTCAGGTACGGCTGCCGCGAATCTTTATCCGGCCATCATTGAAGCCGGACTGACCGGCGAACGGCTGGTGGTGCTGACGGCCGACCGCCCGCCGGAGCTGATTGACTGCGGGGCGAATCAGGCGATTCGTCAGCATGCACTGTATGCTTCACATCCTACGCAGGCGCTGGATTTGCCGCGTCCCACGCCTGACATCCCGGCTAGCTGGCTGGTTTCCTCTGTGGATAGCGCCATGGCGCGACTGGCGCACGGTGCGCTGCACATTAATTGCCCCTTTGCTGAACCGCTGTACGGTGCCGATGACGGCACGGCGTATCAGGATTGGCTGATGGCGCTGGGTGACTGGTGGGACAGCCGTGAACCCTGGCTGCGTGAAATGCGCCAGAGCACTCTGGCGGTACAGCCGGACTGGCCGCAGTGGCGGCAGAAGCGCGGCGTCGTTCTCGCTGGTCGCGTGAGTCCCGAACAGGGAGTGCGCCTCGCCGCGTGGGCGAACGAATTGGGCTGGCCGCTGATTGGTGATGTCCTGTCGCAAAGCGGGCAGCCGTTACCCTGCGCGGATATCTGGCTGGCGCATCCCGACGCGGCGGATCGCTTACGGCAGGCAGAGATTGTCTTGCAGTTCGGCGGTAGCCTGACAGGGAAACGTCTGCTGCAATGGCAGGAACAGTGCCAGCCGCAAGAATTTTGGTTAATTGACGATCTGCCGGGACGGCTGGATCCGGCCCACCATCGCGGACGCCGTCTGGTCGCCGATGTGGGCGAATGGCTTTCTGCGCACCCGGCGCATAAGCAGACGCCGTGGGCTGATATGTTGGTGGATATTGCCGATAAAACGCAGCGGCAGATTGATACCCATTTGGCTTCCCGCTTTGGGGAAGCGCAACTGGCGCAGCGTATCCCGGCGCTGTTGCCGCCGGATGGACAGCTGTTTGTCGGCAACAGCCTTGTGGTGAGGCTGATCGACGCGCTGGCGCAGCTCCCGCAGGGGTATCCGGTGTACGGTAATCGTGGTGCCAGCGGTATTGATGGTCTGATCTCCACGCTGGCAGGCGTGCAGCGTGCCACGGCAAAACCGACGCTGGGCATCGTCGGCGATCTTTCTGCGTTATACGATTTGAATGCGCTGGTGTTGCTGCGTCAGGCGCCCGCACCGCTGGTGTTGATTGTGGTGAACAATAATGGCGGCCAGATATTTTCCCTGCTGCCGACGCCGGTTGCACAGCGTGAAACGTTTTACTGCATGCCGCAAAATGTGGAGTTCGGCCACGCTGCCGCGATGTTTGGCCTCAATTACGTGCGTGCTGATAACTGGGAACAACTGGCAAATACGGTGACGGATTGCTGGGCACAAGGTGGCGTCACGCTGCTGGAAGTTGTGGTTGAACCGAAGGAAGGCGCAGCAACGCTTAACGAACTGGTCGCGCAGGTGGCGACATGGGCGCACTAG
- the rcsB gene encoding response regulator transcription factor RcsB, with the protein MSNLNVIIADDHPIVLFGIKKSLEQIEWVNVVGEFEDSTALINNLPKLDANVLITDLSMPGDKYGDGITLIKYIKRHFPHLSIIVLTMNNNPAILSAVLDLDIEGIVLKQGAPTDLPKALAALQKGKKFTPDSVSKVLEKISASGYGDKRLSPKESEVLRLFAEGFLVTEIAKKLNRSIKTISSQKKSAMTKLGVDNDIALLNYLSSVNGGATQVD; encoded by the coding sequence ATGAGTAACTTAAACGTAATTATTGCCGACGACCACCCTATTGTCCTTTTTGGCATCAAAAAATCGCTTGAGCAGATTGAATGGGTCAATGTGGTTGGCGAATTTGAAGACTCAACAGCGCTGATCAACAACCTGCCTAAGCTGGACGCTAACGTTTTAATTACCGATTTATCCATGCCTGGCGATAAATACGGCGATGGCATCACCCTCATTAAATACATTAAGCGCCATTTTCCTCATCTCTCTATTATTGTTCTCACCATGAATAATAATCCGGCGATTCTGAGCGCGGTGCTGGATTTGGATATCGAAGGTATCGTTCTGAAACAGGGCGCGCCGACCGATTTACCCAAAGCGCTGGCTGCCCTGCAAAAAGGGAAGAAGTTCACGCCGGACAGCGTATCCAAAGTGTTGGAGAAAATCAGCGCCAGCGGCTACGGTGACAAACGCCTGTCACCGAAAGAAAGTGAAGTGCTGCGCCTGTTTGCCGAAGGTTTTTTGGTCACCGAAATCGCCAAAAAACTCAACCGCAGTATCAAAACGATCAGTAGCCAGAAGAAGTCAGCGATGACCAAGCTGGGCGTCGACAACGATATCGCCCTGTTGAACTATCTGTCTTCCGTTAACGGCGGCGCAACGCAGGTCGACTAA
- the rcsD gene encoding phosphotransferase RcsD: MPAMILRYFSLLTVLSILITGTFSYSYINDLLADKKHSLTTIAQGIQKRVDTYRFFTYQIYGSLNSEPSASDTNITAINLMPNVFYVEKNGQKTDALIFGQHDKGTLTSVRRISRYLDILWGAENSVYSMYYLNGIDNSLTMISTQTLKDISSQFRGNYITVIAEARRTEMLQQANVLDERESFSPLRKLRFYNDYYFTLRTTFNQPGHLATILAFDLPINDLIPDTIPREHLMLKPDTPAASNMDSSSNGESSADVQLHGSNIEISATLVNAPLKIVFQVPVKTLIIDSLRNNVWLLLLNLVLLILSLAGFYLFRRKYAHPVEDLSHQLEKKLDIYRETTSRIPMGVLVYDFSSNKIIIQNERAEHLLPHLSLQKITNMADEHQGVIQVTINNEMYEIRQIRSQYSPDYCLFLLREQDKEILVQRKLLLAQREYEKNIHARKRLFQNLLSEFKQPLISLQQHIHTLRHSGTETIQTPTLDQLTADTRCAIELLENIALHEKLEAQEWTVVNNSFSLLALMDNVLLELLPRLNQKGLALFHHYNLDSNQTYVGDAELLKKTLALLLNYSVTNTDYGKITVSVDRKNNESDTLIIQVSDTGTHVSGKEQENIRHPFLHPATSDRFGQNSGLTLFLCNQLCNKLGGALTINSKSGLGTHYILTLKLEPEALPVEEEKLLDGITILLDVTSDEVQHIVGNMLTGWGANYLVSDERQINQEADICITDDPENKTDYTLLLSHDDDTLTPLGPRRLRVNYNISHLLLEALLKLIELQLETSPDALQEGEQDDVEFYAAQLASSDYYSLFVETVPDDLKRLYTEAEAGDFPSLSQTAHRLKGVFAMLNLHPGKLLCEQLEQHITAHDSEEIDANLHKIERFVSALLSPEEPKGQQGSQQDE, from the coding sequence ATGCCAGCCATGATTCTGCGTTATTTTTCTCTCCTTACGGTGTTATCGATCCTGATTACCGGAACGTTCAGCTATAGCTACATCAACGACTTGCTGGCGGACAAAAAACACTCTCTGACAACCATTGCCCAGGGCATACAAAAACGTGTCGATACCTACCGTTTCTTCACCTACCAAATATACGGCAGCCTGAACAGCGAACCGTCCGCGAGCGATACCAACATTACCGCCATTAATTTAATGCCTAATGTTTTCTACGTAGAAAAAAATGGTCAGAAAACGGACGCCCTGATTTTTGGGCAACACGATAAAGGCACGCTGACGTCGGTTCGTCGGATATCACGCTATCTGGATATTCTCTGGGGAGCGGAGAACAGCGTCTATTCCATGTATTACCTGAATGGTATCGACAATAGCCTGACGATGATTTCTACGCAGACCCTGAAAGATATCTCTTCGCAGTTCCGCGGCAATTATATTACGGTCATCGCCGAAGCCCGCCGGACAGAAATGCTGCAACAGGCGAATGTGTTAGACGAGCGCGAAAGTTTTTCCCCGCTGCGTAAATTACGCTTCTATAACGACTACTATTTTACGCTGCGCACCACATTCAATCAGCCAGGCCATCTGGCGACAATTCTTGCCTTCGACCTGCCGATTAATGATTTAATCCCAGACACGATTCCGCGTGAGCACCTTATGCTGAAGCCGGATACGCCCGCGGCCAGCAATATGGACAGCAGCAGTAATGGCGAAAGTTCAGCTGACGTGCAGCTTCATGGCTCCAATATTGAAATCTCCGCTACGCTCGTTAATGCACCGCTGAAAATCGTTTTTCAGGTTCCCGTAAAAACCCTGATTATTGATTCATTGCGTAATAACGTCTGGCTTCTGCTGCTGAATCTGGTTCTGCTGATTTTATCCCTCGCTGGCTTTTATCTTTTCCGTCGGAAGTATGCACATCCCGTAGAGGATTTATCGCATCAGTTGGAAAAGAAGCTGGATATTTACCGTGAAACCACGAGCAGAATTCCGATGGGCGTGCTGGTTTATGACTTCAGCAGCAATAAAATCATCATACAAAATGAGCGTGCCGAGCATTTACTTCCGCACCTGAGCCTGCAAAAAATCACCAATATGGCGGACGAACATCAGGGCGTTATTCAGGTCACGATCAATAATGAAATGTATGAAATCCGCCAAATTCGTAGCCAATATTCGCCTGATTATTGCCTCTTCCTGCTGCGTGAACAGGATAAAGAGATTCTGGTACAGCGGAAGTTGCTGCTAGCTCAGCGTGAATATGAGAAGAATATTCATGCCAGAAAACGCTTATTCCAAAACCTGCTCAGCGAATTCAAACAGCCATTGATTTCACTGCAACAGCATATTCATACGCTGCGCCACAGCGGTACGGAAACGATACAGACACCAACACTAGATCAGCTAACGGCAGATACTCGCTGTGCTATCGAACTGCTGGAAAATATCGCCTTGCACGAAAAGCTCGAAGCGCAGGAATGGACCGTGGTCAACAACAGCTTTTCGCTGCTGGCCCTAATGGACAATGTTCTTCTTGAGCTACTACCGCGATTGAACCAAAAAGGTCTGGCTCTGTTTCATCATTACAACCTGGATAGTAATCAAACTTACGTGGGTGATGCCGAGCTGTTGAAAAAGACGCTGGCGCTGCTGCTGAATTATTCAGTGACCAATACGGATTACGGCAAGATTACCGTGTCGGTTGACAGAAAAAATAATGAGTCGGATACGTTGATTATTCAGGTCAGCGATACGGGAACGCATGTTTCAGGCAAAGAGCAGGAAAATATCCGTCATCCTTTCCTGCACCCCGCCACTTCCGATCGTTTCGGACAAAATTCAGGATTGACCTTATTTTTGTGTAATCAACTCTGTAATAAACTGGGCGGTGCGTTAACCATCAACAGTAAGTCCGGGTTAGGTACACACTATATTCTGACGCTAAAACTGGAGCCGGAAGCGCTTCCCGTTGAGGAAGAAAAACTGCTGGATGGTATTACCATTCTGCTGGATGTGACATCTGATGAAGTACAGCATATTGTCGGCAATATGCTGACGGGCTGGGGAGCAAATTATCTGGTTAGCGATGAACGCCAGATTAATCAGGAAGCAGATATCTGCATTACTGACGACCCGGAGAACAAGACAGATTATACGCTGCTGTTGAGTCACGACGATGACACATTAACGCCTTTGGGCCCGCGCCGTTTGCGGGTGAATTATAATATCAGCCACCTCCTGCTGGAGGCATTACTGAAGCTGATTGAGCTACAACTGGAAACATCACCCGATGCGCTACAGGAAGGGGAACAGGATGATGTCGAGTTTTACGCCGCACAATTGGCATCAAGCGACTATTATTCGCTGTTCGTGGAGACAGTACCGGATGATTTAAAGAGGCTGTATACTGAAGCGGAAGCAGGCGATTTTCCGTCACTTTCGCAGACGGCACACCGGCTGAAAGGCGTGTTTGCCATGCTGAATCTGCATCCTGGCAAACTGTTGTGTGAACAGCTTGAACAGCATATTACCGCGCATGATAGTGAAGAGATCGACGCAAACCTTCATAAGATTGAAAGGTTTGTCAGTGCACTACTATCCCCAGAAGAACCTAAAGGGCAGCAAGGTAGCCAACAAGATGAGTAA
- a CDS encoding MFS transporter, translated as MSTTLNSNPLCVNQPLPGKKAQTATRIVFFVAGFAMASWAPLVPFVKTRLAISDASLGMLLLSLGIGSLLAMPLTGFLTSKLGCRSVILLASALLCLVLPALTQAGTLPVMAMTLLFFGASIGMIDVAMNIQAVIVERASGRAMMSGFHGFFSVGGIVGAGGVSALLWLGLSPLMAILTMVALVLIFMTVAHKHLLRTTNQDDGGPLFVIPRGWVMFIGSLCFIMFLAEGSILDWSALFLTVERNLSGAQAGMGYAAFSVAMTLGRLNGDRIVNALGRYAILTGGSLCAALGLVLAISIDNAITAILGFVMVGIGASNVVPILFSAAGNQKIMPPNLAIASITTVGYAGILIGPTILGFIAQFSNLATAFGFVALLLLGVSASARAVIR; from the coding sequence ATGAGTACAACACTGAATTCCAACCCGTTATGCGTCAATCAGCCTCTGCCGGGCAAAAAGGCACAGACAGCGACGCGCATCGTTTTCTTTGTTGCGGGTTTCGCCATGGCCTCCTGGGCACCGCTGGTGCCATTTGTCAAAACGCGGCTGGCTATCAGTGATGCCTCTCTGGGGATGTTGCTACTTTCTCTTGGTATTGGTTCTCTGCTGGCTATGCCGCTCACCGGTTTCCTCACCAGCAAGCTAGGGTGTCGCAGCGTGATTTTGCTGGCAAGCGCACTGCTTTGTCTGGTATTGCCCGCATTGACGCAGGCAGGCACATTACCCGTGATGGCGATGACGCTGCTCTTTTTCGGCGCGTCTATCGGCATGATCGATGTTGCGATGAATATTCAGGCCGTCATCGTAGAACGAGCCAGCGGCAGGGCGATGATGTCCGGTTTTCATGGTTTCTTTAGCGTCGGGGGGATTGTCGGCGCAGGCGGCGTCAGCGCCCTGCTGTGGCTTGGACTCTCCCCGCTAATGGCCATCCTGACGATGGTTGCGCTGGTACTGATATTTATGACAGTGGCGCACAAACACCTGCTGCGCACCACGAATCAGGATGACGGCGGCCCACTGTTTGTCATCCCGCGCGGCTGGGTGATGTTCATTGGTTCATTGTGCTTCATCATGTTTCTGGCCGAAGGTTCCATATTGGACTGGAGCGCCCTCTTTTTAACGGTTGAACGCAACCTGAGCGGCGCGCAGGCAGGCATGGGCTATGCCGCGTTTTCCGTCGCGATGACGCTGGGCAGACTGAACGGCGACCGTATCGTTAATGCGCTTGGACGCTACGCGATTCTTACCGGCGGTAGCCTCTGTGCCGCACTCGGTCTGGTGTTAGCGATCAGTATTGATAATGCGATCACCGCGATTCTCGGCTTTGTGATGGTCGGCATCGGCGCATCCAATGTGGTACCGATTCTTTTCAGCGCAGCGGGAAATCAAAAGATCATGCCGCCCAATCTGGCCATCGCCTCGATTACAACCGTGGGCTACGCTGGTATTCTGATCGGCCCGACCATTCTCGGCTTTATTGCACAGTTCAGCAATTTGGCTACCGCATTCGGGTTTGTCGCACTGTTGTTGCTGGGCGTCAGCGCCAGTGCGCGTGCCGTCATCCGCTAA
- the menF gene encoding isochorismate synthase MenF, which produces MKQLSDLLRHLQQDLREPQPERAGFRQITRSLTLSDTSELLPWLATQPVYPQFYWQHRQDREEAAVCGNVCGFRHLQDAEAFLAQQQCDPNVRIWGLNAFNQIKESGTSSPGYLFLPRAELRRQDDTLSLSINLFSDTSLQQDAAEASAFLNLLLPPAPSPLLHAEVQSVGHQPERQGWINLLQRALHDIKAGLMEKVVLARTTTLTLTQPLQATTFMAASRAANHHCFHFMLAHDARHAFLGSSPERLYRRRGSELETEALAGTVASDRDAHKAAELGDWLMNDTKNQCENMLVVDDICQRLQQSALSLDVMPPEIVRLRKVQHLRRTIHATLRTASDSACLNALQPTAAVAGLPRQEARRFIAEHEPFERGWYAGSAGYLSRQQSEFSVALRSAEVRDHILTLYAGAGIVAGSDPEQEWQELENKAAGLRSLLDGDMS; this is translated from the coding sequence GTGAAACAACTTTCCGACTTGCTGCGGCATTTGCAGCAGGATTTGCGCGAGCCACAGCCTGAACGCGCAGGTTTCAGACAAATAACGCGTTCATTAACCCTCAGCGATACGTCTGAGCTATTGCCGTGGCTGGCGACTCAGCCAGTGTACCCGCAGTTCTATTGGCAACATCGTCAGGATCGTGAAGAAGCCGCCGTTTGCGGCAACGTGTGTGGGTTTCGTCATCTTCAGGATGCAGAAGCATTTCTTGCTCAGCAGCAGTGCGATCCCAACGTGCGTATCTGGGGGCTGAATGCGTTTAACCAGATAAAAGAAAGCGGCACGTCTTCACCTGGCTACCTGTTTTTGCCCCGGGCAGAATTGCGGCGTCAGGATGATACGCTCAGTCTAAGCATTAATCTGTTCAGCGATACCTCATTGCAACAGGATGCCGCCGAAGCCTCGGCGTTTCTTAATCTGCTTCTGCCGCCTGCGCCGTCGCCTCTTTTACATGCGGAGGTGCAGTCCGTCGGGCATCAGCCGGAGCGTCAGGGATGGATTAATTTGCTCCAGCGGGCGCTGCACGACATCAAAGCAGGGCTGATGGAAAAGGTCGTTCTGGCGCGCACGACGACGCTAACGTTGACGCAGCCGCTACAGGCGACCACCTTTATGGCCGCCAGCCGGGCGGCAAATCACCACTGCTTCCATTTCATGCTGGCGCACGACGCGCGTCATGCGTTTCTTGGTTCCAGCCCGGAGCGGCTTTATCGCCGTCGGGGGAGCGAACTGGAAACGGAAGCGCTGGCGGGAACGGTGGCAAGCGATCGCGATGCGCACAAAGCCGCTGAACTGGGCGACTGGCTGATGAATGACACCAAAAATCAGTGTGAGAACATGCTGGTGGTGGATGATATTTGCCAGCGGTTACAGCAGTCGGCGCTGTCGCTGGATGTGATGCCGCCGGAAATTGTGCGCCTGCGTAAAGTGCAGCACCTGCGCCGTACCATTCACGCCACTTTGCGAACTGCGTCCGATAGCGCGTGCCTGAATGCATTACAGCCCACGGCGGCGGTGGCGGGTTTACCGAGGCAAGAGGCGCGCCGTTTTATTGCCGAACATGAACCATTTGAACGCGGCTGGTACGCTGGGTCGGCGGGTTACCTGTCTCGTCAGCAGTCTGAATTTAGCGTGGCGTTACGTTCGGCTGAAGTGCGGGATCATATTTTGACGCTCTATGCCGGTGCCGGAATTGTGGCTGGTTCTGATCCAGAACAAGAATGGCAGGAGTTGGAAAACAAAGCCGCAGGGCTGAGATCCCTGTTAGACGGTGATATGTCATAG
- the menB gene encoding 1,4-dihydroxy-2-naphthoyl-CoA synthase gives MLYPSEELLYAPIEWHDCSGDFADILYHKSADGIAKITINRPQVRNAFRPQTVKEMIQALDNARHDDGIGTIILTGAGDKAFCSGGDQKVRGDYGGYQDDSGVHHLNVLDFQRQIRTCPKPVVAMVAGYSIGGGHVLHMMCDLTIAAENAIFGQTGPRVGSFDGGWGASYMARIVGQKKAREIWFLCRQYDAAQALDMGLVNTVVPLADLEKETVRWCREMLQNSPMALRCLKAALNADCDGQAGLQELAGNATMLFYMTDEGQEGRNAFNEKRQPDFSKFKRNP, from the coding sequence ATGCTTTATCCGAGTGAAGAACTGCTTTACGCACCGATTGAATGGCACGATTGCAGCGGCGATTTCGCCGATATCCTCTACCACAAATCCGCCGATGGCATTGCCAAAATCACCATTAACCGTCCTCAGGTACGCAATGCGTTCCGTCCGCAAACGGTAAAAGAGATGATTCAGGCGCTCGACAATGCGCGTCACGATGACGGGATTGGCACGATCATCCTGACCGGTGCGGGTGATAAAGCATTCTGTTCCGGCGGCGATCAGAAAGTACGTGGCGACTACGGCGGCTATCAGGACGACAGCGGTGTGCATCACCTGAACGTGCTGGATTTCCAGCGCCAGATCCGCACCTGTCCGAAGCCGGTTGTCGCGATGGTAGCTGGCTATTCCATCGGCGGTGGACACGTTCTGCACATGATGTGCGACCTGACCATTGCAGCAGAGAACGCCATCTTCGGTCAAACCGGTCCGCGTGTCGGCTCCTTTGACGGCGGCTGGGGCGCGTCTTACATGGCGCGCATCGTCGGCCAGAAGAAAGCGCGTGAAATCTGGTTCCTGTGCCGTCAGTACGATGCGGCGCAAGCGCTGGATATGGGACTGGTAAACACCGTGGTTCCGCTGGCCGATCTGGAAAAAGAGACCGTGCGCTGGTGCCGCGAAATGCTGCAAAACAGCCCGATGGCGCTGCGCTGCCTGAAAGCGGCACTGAACGCGGACTGCGACGGTCAGGCGGGTTTGCAGGAACTGGCGGGTAACGCCACCATGTTGTTCTACATGACGGACGAAGGGCAGGAAGGCCGTAACGCGTTTAATGAAAAACGCCAGCCTGACTTCAGCAAATTCAAACGGAATCCGTAA